The region TCATCGACTTCTTTTTTATAAAATGCAAGAATAAAGTCCTTCGTAACAGAGCTTGCGCTGACTAAAAGCTGGCTTGAAATCGTACTCATGATCGCTGAAAGAACGGCTGAAATGATAACTCCTACGATAAACGGATGAAACAGCGTCTCCCCAAGCTTTAAAAATACGGTTTCAGAGTCTTTTAAAGGCATGCCAAGCTGACTATAATAAACAAAGCCTATAAGCCCGCTCATGATAGCGCCAATGAGCCCAAGCGCCATCCAGCCGATACCTATCCTGCGCGCCTGAGCAAGCTCGCTAGAGCTTCTTATCGCCATAAAACGCACTATGATATGAGGTTGTCCGAAGTATCCAAGACCCCAAGCCATGAGTCCTAGTATGCTTAAAAATGTCTGATTGTGAAATAAATTTAGGTGGTTTTCGCCGTATTTACTAATCTCACTCCAAAGGCTAGTTCCACTTGGAATTTCGATGTTAAAAAACGCAACGGTAGGGACTAAAATAAGCACTAAAAACATAAGCGAACCTTGAAAAGCATCGGTTATCGCAACCGCTCTAAATCCGCCAAAAAAAGTATAAAACACAACGATAAATAGTGTAAATATCGCTCCTATTTTAAAATCAAGCCCGAAAAAACTCTCAAAGCTCTTGCCGCCCGCGATGATACCGCTACTTACGTAAAGAGTAAAAAATACAAGTATAACCACGCCTGAGACTATACGCAAAATTTTAGTGTTGTCTTTAAATCGGTTTTCTAAAAAATCAGGAATAGTTATACTATCGCTTGCAACTTCGGTATAAACGCGAAGCCTTTTAGCCAAAAATAGATAGTTACAATACGCTCCTATAGTAAGTCCTATCGCAATCCAGACGTTTGCGATACCTGTAGCATAAAGCGCACCTGGCACTCCAAGCAACATCCAACCGCTCATATCGCTAGCTCCTGCGCTAAGAGCCGTTACAACCGGTCCTAGTCTGCGATTATCCAGCAAGTACTCACTCATATTTGCGTTTTTGTTATAAGAATACTTACCGACAAACAATAAAAATCCAAAATAAAGAGCAATAGCAAGATATGCGCCAAATTCCATAAAACAAGCCTTTTGGTTAAATTTAAAGCGATATATTAACATTAAATTTATTAAAATTTAAAAATTTGCTCTCTTAAATTTGCTCGTATGAGCGGAAATTTCACACTAAAACAGTATCAATTAAGCAAAAAAATATCAATTTTTTTGTATATTTGACATTTACGTTTCATTAAAGGCAACCAAATTGAACGAGAAATTTTTCAAGCTTCTTTTTTTCTTAACCATAGTCTGTGTCGGTGTTTATTTTACCTACCCTACCGAGCTTAACGCAACTCAGCGCTTAGCATATCTGCAAAGTTATAAAACAACTCTCATACTAACCGCAGGCGGTATAACCATAGGCATAGTACTTGGATTTTTCCTTGCGTTTTTACGCTTCTTAAAGATCAAGCCGCTTACTTTTATCATAGACGAATACATCGACATCTTGCGCGGCACTCCGCTCATGCTCCAGCTTATGGTTTTTGCGTTTATCATACTTGTTTCGTTTGAAAATTTATACGCAGCCATCGTAGCTCTTGGGTTAAATAGCTCCGCATACGTCGCAGAAATCGTTAGAAGCGGTATCGCTAGCGTAGATAGAGGACAGATGGAAGCGGCGCGCGCTATGGGGCTTGATTACTCAACCTCAATGGGACAAATCATAATCCCTCAAGCGACAAAAAACATCCTTCCCGCTCTTGCCAATGAATTTATATCGCTGTTTAAAGAAACATCCATCGTAGGCTTCATAAGCGTAGCCGATATCACGATGCAAAGCAGAAGCTTTCAATCGGTTCTTTACAACCCAAAGCCGCTTATATTTGCGGGCGTGGTTTACTATACAAGTGTTAAAATTTTTTCGTATTTGGCTAAAAAGCTTGAAGAGAGGCTAAATAGACATGATTGAGATTAGAAATTTAAACAAAAACTACGGCGATTTGCAGGTTTTAAAAGATATTAGCGTAGATATCAAACAAGGCGAGGTAATAGCCATCATCGGACCAAGCGGCGGGGGTAAAAGTACATTTTTGCGCTGCATAAACCGTCTTGAAGAGCCTACAAGCGGACATATCAAGATAAACGGCGAAGATATACTGAGCAAAAAAGCCGATATAAATAAAATTCGCCAAAAGATAAGTATGGTTTTTCAGCATTTTAATCTGTTTGCAAACAAAAACGTCCTAGAAAATTTAACTCTAGCTCCGATTAAAGCGGGAATTTTAAGCAAAACGGATGCGGAAAAAAGAGCCGACGAACTTCTTAAAAGCGTAGGATTGCTTGATAAAAAATATGCCTTCCCACACAAACTTTCAGGCGGACAAAAACAACGCATAGCTATAGCCAGAGCGCTTGCCATGAATCCTGACGTGATACTTTTTGACGAGCCGACCTCAGCGCTTGATCCGGAGATGATCGGAGAAGTGCTTGATATCATGAGAGATGTCGCAGCCAAAGGCCTAACGATGCTTGTAGTTACTCACGAAATGGGCTTTGCAAGAAATGTGGCAAACCGTATATTTTTCATGGACGGGGGCAAAATTACCGTAGATGATACACCTAAAAATATCTTTGAAAATCCGCAAAATCAAAGACTAAAAGAATTTTTAGGAAAAGTGTTAAATCATTAATTTTAAAGTATTATAATTACGCAAATTTCATTAAGGAGAGTTAGATGAAAAAATTATTCGCACTGCTTTTGGCGGGCTTAGTTAGCCTTGGCGCTACCGAACTTAAAGTAGGAACAGCCGCAAACTATCCGCCGTTTGAGTTTATCGACGATCAAAACAAGATTGCTGGTTTTGATATAGATCTGATAGATGCTCTTTCTAAAAAAGTAGGATTTAAATACCAGTTCGTAAATATGAATTTCGACGGACTTATTGTTGCTCTTAAAACAGGCAAAATAAACGTGATCGCAAGCGCGATGAGCGCAACTGACGAAAGAAGAAAGTCTATTGATTTTACCGACGCTTACTATTTAACTGAAAATATCTACCTTCGCAAGAAAGGCAATGACGCTATAAAAGATAAAGAGAGCTTAAGCGGTAAAAAAGTAGGCGTGCAACTTGGCACGGTTCAAGAGATGGCGGCAAAAGAGATAAAAGGAGCTAAAGTAACTCCAGCCGAAGAGACCGTAAGTCTAACGCTTGGACTAAAAACAGGCAAGCTTGACGCGGTGATATTTGACAGCTCTATAGGATACGGATACCTTAAGAAAAATCCTGATCTGGAAGAATTTCATAAAGAATCAGACGGAAGCGAAGGGTTTTCTATAGCTTTTGATAAAGACAAAAATTTAGATCTGATAGAGAAGATAAATGCTGCTTTAAAAGAGCTTAAACAAGACGGCACTTACGATAAACTACTAGAAAAATACGATCTTAAATGATAACCTCTCACGCAATTTTTAAACTCAAATTTAAAAGTTGCGTGGCTCTTTTTGTTTTTTTACTTATTCCTACTTTCGCTTTAGCCGATCAAAAAGTAATCGCAACCTTTGTCAAAAAGATAAACGACGATACTTTTGTTTTTAAGATAAATCCTATAAAATCAGCTCCGTGCAAGCTTTACGGTATTGAAATTTATAAACTAAAAAAATGCATAGACGATGAAAAACAGCTAGAAGAATTTAATAAATTTTACGAAGATGAAATTTATAAATTTATAAAACCCGGAAGGAATTTTTACCTTGAAGCCAAACAAAATTTAGGCGATAGATGGCTTTGCGAGGTAAGCGATAATAGCAGAATTTTAAACAAAACTCTAGTAAAAAACGCTCTAGCCAAACCAAAAAACAAAGAATATAAGAAGATAAAGGTAACTTCAAACAAGATAAAAGATAAATTTCCCGAAATTTTCGAGTGCTTCCAAAGCGGCAAGAAGCCCGAAGCAAAACCAAAAGAAGATAACGAGCAAGAGATATTGTGGGACGAAACACAAGAAGAAGAGGAAAAACCAAAAATTCAAATAGAGTTTAAAGAGGCAAATGAATGAAAAACATACTTATCATAGCAGGATCTGATAGCGTCGGAGGAGCCGGTATTCAGGCTGATATCAAGACCTGCGAAGCCTTTGGCTGCTACAGCGCAACGGCGATTACTGCTCTTACTGCGCAAAACACCGACGGCGTAAGCGCTATCAGTGAGGTTTCGGGCGAATTTTTAAACGCACAGCTTAAAATGATAACAGACGAGCTTAAGATAGATGCGATCAAAGTCGGAATGCTCTTTAATAAAGAGCTTATCTTGTGTGCTAAAGGCTGGATAGAGCGTCTTAATGTGCCAACCGTTATTGATCCTGTCTGCGTTGCAAAATCGGGAGCAAACCTGCTTAAAGATGACGCGATAGACGAGCTAAGAGAGCTTTTAAATCTGGCAACGATAGCCACTCCAAACATATACGAAGCGCGTGTTTTAAATATCGATACTTCAAATTTGCCATGTGACATCATCTTTAAAAGAACTGTAGCAGATGAAATTTGCGAAGATACATTGCACACAAAAGCCGGCGAGATAATTAAATTCCAAGAGGAGTTGATAGAGCCAAAGATAATACATGGAGCCGGATGCAGTTTTGCCAGTGCGCTTGCTTGCGCTATTGCATTAGGAAATGACACGAAAAAGGCGATCAAAATCGCTAAAAAATTCATCTTAAACTCTATAAAATCAGCACACACAAGCAAATTCGGCGTGAGAATTTTAAATCACAAAGCAGGATTTAATGGCTGAAATTTATGCGATTAGCGATGATATTTTAACTCCCGATGATACTATCTTAGAGCAAACTCGTGAAATTTTAGAATGCGGGATAAAACATTTTCAATATAGAAGCAAAAAAGCCGTTAAAGATGAAAATTTAGCACGCAAGCTGCTAGCGCTTTGCGATGATTTCGGAGCGAAATTTATCGTAAATGACGATGTGGCTTTTGCTAAAAAAATCGGAGCGAAATGCGTTCATATCGGTAAAGACGACGGCGACATAAAAGCTATGCGAGAAATTTTAGGCAAAGATGCATTTATAGGTGCAAGTTGCTATGACGACATAAATTTAGCCATTAAGGCGCAAGACGCAAGAGCAAGCTACGTGGCATTTGGTAGCGTTTTTTCAAGCCCTACAAAGCCCGCCGCGACAAGGTGCTCTTTTGAAACTATACTGCAAGCTAAAGAAATTTTAGATATACCAATCTGCGTAATCGGCGGCATAAACGCTCAAAATATCGATATAATTTTAGCTCTTGAAATAGATCTTATCGCCGTTATCTCAGCTCTTTATAAACCTGAAAACATAAGCGAAAATTACAGAAATTTAAGCAGATTTTTGTAGTATTTTCAAAACATGAAAAAATAAAATTTTATAAAATTATATATGCAATAGTTGTCAATTCTTAAATTTTACCTGCAAATATCGAGTGAAGCGCAAGCTCCTCGCCCCAAACGTTTTTATGCTTCTCGATACTTTTTTTAATAGCGCTTATAAGATAAAGCACATCGTCTTTAGTATGCGTATAGTGCAGGCTCACTCTAACCCAGCCGGGCTTTTTGTCAAATGTTTGATTGTCTTTTAAATTTAGCAAATCATGCCCGTAAGGTCCTGCACAAGCACATCCTGCTCGGGTTTGTATGCCGTAGTCATTACTAAGAGTTGCGGCAAAATCATAAGGCGAAATGCCTTTAACATTAAATGCAAATATCGGCACGCGAGCCAAATTTTTAGGCGAGTAGCATATCACGTCATCGATATTTGCAAGTTCGTTTGCAAACAGCTCGTTTAATTCATCTTCACGCTCTTTAATACGCTCAAATCCGATCTCGTTTCTAAGCTTATAGGCCAAATTCGCCCTTATCATCTGAATTATCCCCGGAGTGCCGCCCTCTTCTAGCTGCTCGAAATTCTTTACAAACTGATGACTCGTCCTGCTTACGTAAGCCACCGTTCCGCCAGCCGCAAAAGTAGGCTCACAGCTATCTATAAGCGATTTTCTAATCGCCAAAAGCCCACAGCTTCCGACCCCGCCAAGCAGTTTATGAGGCGCTAGAAACAGCGCATCAAAATAATTGCAATCCACATTGGCATAAGCGCTAATACTTGACGCATCAAGAGCAAGTACTCCGCCATGAGCTTTAATCATCTCATAAATTCTTTTATAATCGCTAATAACACCCGTAACGTTTGAAGCTGCGCTAAAAGAGGCGATGATCTCGCGGTTTTTATTCATCTCAAGCACACGCTCAAGCATTTTAAAATCAATTCCGCCGTCTTCATCAAGCCCTATTCTAAAGACATCGCACATACCTTCGCGAAAACTAACTTCGTTTGAGTGGTGTTCGTAAGGCCCCACGATAACTAAAGGCAAATTTGAAATCGCTTTTATATTGTATCTTTTGCGAGTATTTGGCGGTATATAAAGCCCCATGATCTCTTGAAATTTCTTTATCGCGGCACTTGCTCCGCTTCCGCAACCAATGAGATAGAACTCATCGTTAAGAGCAAGTAAATTTTTAAGCTCGCTTCTTGCGTTTTCGTATCTGCGCTGGGTTAAAATGGCATTTGATGAGCTATCAGAATGTGTATTGGCGTAAGTTTTTAGAAATTTTAAAACTTCTTTTTCGATAGGCTCATAAGCAAGCCCCGAAGCGGTATAATCAAAATAATAAATTCCGTCTTTTAAAATGATATTTTTTCTAACTTCATCCAAATTCAGCACATTCTCGCCTTAGTTTTTAAAAGTGATTATAACCAAAAGTGTGCTAAAATGGGCTAAAAAGGAGAACAAATCCATACGTTAAAATCCTCTTATAAACGCTTCAAACACCTTGATATACATGAGCTTATAAATTTCCATTGCGTTTTTGACGCTCATGATATAAGTGCAAATTTTTACGATGTTTTTGAGGCGATTGAGGTTTGTATAGTAAGAGAATTTCAAAATTTAAAACCAAAATTTAGCTTTAACACTCCGCTTAAAAACGAACTTAGCCTTGCACTAATGCGCCTTGCAAAAAGCGATAGAAAGCGGTTTAATATCCATAAAATTTTCTCCCAACAAGTTGCCAAACGAGTTTATAAAGAGCTTTTTGAAAGAGAACTCATAAGTGTCGAAAAGAGCCTTGAAAAGCCTATAAAAGCGCCAAAAGGACAGCTTTTAAAAAAGCATTTAAGAAGATATCAGGTAGAGGATAAAATACGTTTTAGCGATAATTTCACTAGATTTTGGTTTAGATTTATAGAGCCAAATTTAAGCCTGCTTGAAGAGGCTAAATTTGATAACGTTATGCGAGATATAAGGGCGAATTTTGATGATTATGCGAGCTTTGGATTTGAGCTTATTTGTAGGGAGCTTTTGGCGCACAAATTTGGCGTAGAATTTGATAGAGTAAGTAGCCTGTGGACAAGAGAGGTTGAGATCGATCTGTTTTTAAAAATTAACGAGCAGATCATAGTCGGAGAGGCGAAATTTAAAGAGCATAAGATATGCAAAAATGTGCTAAATTTGCTTGCTAAAAAATGTGGCAGATTGCAGCTTGAACCGTATAAATTTGCGCTTTTTTCAAAGAGCGGCTTTAGTAAAGAGCTTGAGAGATTAAAAGACGAGCGAGTAATGCTTTTTGATATGAAAGATTTTGAGGAGCTGATAAATGGATGAAAAAACAAGCATACAAGATGGGTTAAAAAGCCTGATAGAGCAGACTTATCTAATCGAGCAAGAGTATAAAAACCTCACGAATTCATACTCAAATTTGCAAAATTTCATAAAAGAGATCGTGGAAATTTTGCCCACCGCCATCTGGGTTATAGATGAAAAGGGCGAAATTTTCTTGCAAAACTCAGAAGCGCTTAAAATTCCAAAACTTTTAAATTTAATCGATGAAAATAGCGAAGAGATAGAACTACACGGTCAAATTTATCTCATAAAAACAACTCAAAAAAACGGCAAAAAAATCATCTCGGCAACAGACATAACAAAAGAAAAGCGAACAGAGCGACTAGCCTCCATGGGACAGGTTGCCGCTCACTTAGCTCACGAGATAAGAAATCCCATAGGTTCGATCTCGCTTCTAACTTCAACCCTTTTAAAGCGAGCCGATGAAAAAACAAAGCCCGTAGTAAGCGAAATTCAAAGGGCCATTTGGCGAGTAGAACGTATCATCAAAGCAACCCTGCTCTTTACAAAAGGTCTTAGCATAAATCCTAGCGTGTTTAATTTTAACGAATTAAAAAGCGAATGCGAGGAAGCCATCGCCTACTACGCCTACTCAAAAGAGATAAATTTCAACTTAAATTTTCCAAACGCTTACTATAATGGCGACAAAGACCTGCTTGCGATAGTCTTTCAAAACATGCTTTTTAACGCGATTGACGCGATTGAGCAAGGCGATGATGAAAGCGGGGAGATGAGGCTTGATTATGAAAAAACAGCCGAGGAGCATCGCTTCGTCATATTTGATAGCGGAGTAGATATAGCAAATGCGCAAATCGTCTTTGAGCCGTTTAAGACGAGCAAGCTTAAAGGAAACGGGCTTGGGTTGCACCTGTGCTTGCAGATCATAAACGCACACAAAGGAAGTATCGAAATCATGCTAAATCCGAAGCGATTTTGCATAAATTTGCCTATTTATAAGGCAAAAAGCGAGTAAATTTATAAAATTTGAAAGGCAAAAATGAAACTTGATAGAAAAATTTTAGACGAATTAGAAATTTGGCACGAAGAGCTAAAACCACTTAAGATGAGCGAGCTTTTTAAAAACGGTGGCAAAAATATCGCCTTCGTAAGCGTAGATATGATAAACGGCTTTTGCTGTGAGGGCGCGTTATCTAGTCCTAGAGTGGGCGCTATAGCTAAAAATTTGGCAGATACATTTAAAAGAGCGCACGATGAATTTAGCTTTAAAAATTTCATCTTAATCCAAGATAATCACGGTGAAATTTCAAGCGAATTTGACGCATTTCCGCCACATGCGATAACAGGGACAAGCGAGGCTGAAACGATAGATGAGATTAAAAATTTAAGCTTTTTTGATGAGATGAAAATTTATTATAAAAACTCGATAAGTTCGGCATATTGCGACGGATTTAACCGCTTTTTAGAGCAAAATCCAAATGTCAATACCTTTGTCATCTTTGGTGACTGCACCGATCTTTGCGTTTACAACCTAGCCCTTCACATCAAGCTAAGCGCAAACGAAAAAAACATAAAACGCGAAGTTATCGTAGTAAGCGATCTGGTGCAAACCTACGACGCGCCTTGGCACAACGGCGATTTTTATCATCTGGTGTTTTTACGACATATGCAAATAGCGGCAAATATAAAAGTTGTCAAATCTCTTGAATAAATTTAGGTGAATTTAAACAAAACCGACCTAAAAGCGGCTTATTCTAGATATTAAAGACGAATTTCAAAAAGGCTTACTTTAGCATTTTGATAATGAGCGGGCAAGCCTTTAGTATCATTTAGCTCAGTAAGTCCAAGGAAGAAAAATCCGCACTTTTGACAATGCTTAATAAACCCTAAATTTTCACCTATCGTATCAAGCCTGATAAAATTTTACTACTTTTTAGAGCATACTCTTTAGCCCAATCTACTATATGCCAAACTAAATTTTGCCCTCTAAAGCTACGATTTACCGCTATACGATGTATAATGGCCGCATCCGCGCTTCTTTCTTGCCAAATTTGAGCGGCACCAAAGGCTATCCGCCCAAACGCAAGCTATTGTGCCCTCTATTTTTATGTTAAACCGCCTATTTTATTTGATCTCAGCATTTATAAACTCACGGCTAAATTTCGGCAAAGGAGCAGCACCTTTTATCTTTTGAAGCTTAACCGCCTCGTCATAAAGATATAAAATGTCGCCTACATCGTCTTTTGAACTGTTTTGTATAGTCACTGTTTATACTGCTAAGCTATTTACCTTTTCTTCAAAATTATCGCTTACTACAAATTCCGTGTTATAAACTAAAATTTGATTTTGCGCGGGGTTAGCTATCTTGATGATTAGACTTTTATTGTTCTTTTCAACTCCATTGCGGTGATCTTGCTGAGCTAGGCGGTAGATATTTGTTATCATATCCTTGCTAAGGCTTACCATGTCCAAATTGAGCTCAAGCGGTGTTAAATTTCTAGGCTTTTCTTTTAAATTTGAGCCGTTAGAGCCGTTTTGATAACTTCCGTTGCCGTTAAAATTTCGCTTCTTAAAGGTTCGCGCCTTAAAATTCATATCCTTAGCGTCCTCAAGACTAACCATCTCTATAAGCCTTATGCGGTTGAACTGTCCGTCTCGAGAGAAGTTTATCTTAAAGGCGTAAGGAGTCTCATAAACTGCATTTCCAAGCTTTTCAAGCTCGGCAAGTTCGCGATCAAATAGCGTTATTTCGATATTTCCGTGAAAATCAAGCACGTTTAAAGTGCCGATTTTCTTGCCGCTATTTTTAGCTATCCTCGTGCTGATATCTTCGATCTTTCCAACCACAAGCAGCTCCGCACTCTCGCCGACACTTTCAAATTCCGAGCTTAAAGTATAGCTTATCTCGTCAATTTGCGCCTTAAAGTCCTGCAAAGGATGACCCGAAAGATAAATTCCCACGCTATCTCTTTCGTATAAAAGCCTCTCTTTTAGCTCAAATTCCGTATCGTCCGCCAGCAAATTTACCTTCACGTTATTCATGCTCTCATCTTCGCCAAAGAGGCTTTCTGCGCTATTTTTCTTAATCTGCGCAGCGCTTTTGCAAGCTTCCATTATATTATCAAGGTTATTAAACATCATCTTTCTAGTAAAGCCAAAAGTATCAAAAGCACCTGATTTTATGAGGCTTTCAACAACTCTTCTATTTACCCTAAAGCTGTCTATACGGGAAACAAAATCGTCAAGCTCTTTAAATTCTCCATTTTTACGCTCCTCAATAATATTTTCTATCGCTGCACCGCCAACGCCTTTAATCGCTCCAAGACCGTAAATAATAGCGTCGCTTCCGTTTTCGCTAACAACGCTAAATTCTTGCATAGAGCGATTTATACAAGGTGGAAGTATGGATATGTTCATACGCTTTGTTTCGTCGATGTATTTTGCGATTTTATCCGCGTTATCCTCCTCGCTCGTTAGCAACGCCGCCATAAATTCGGCAGGATAATAGGTCTTTAGGTATGCAGTTTGAAAGATTATCATCGCATAAGCTGCGGCATGCGATTTGTTAAATCCGTAAGAGGCAAATTTCAAAATCATCTCAAAGAGCTCGTCAGCCTTTGTTCCGTTTAGCCCCTTTGTAATCGCACCTTCTACGAACTGCCCTTTAAGCCTATCCATCTCCTCTTTTATCTTTTTACCCATTGCACGGCGCACCAAGTCTGCACCTCCAAGACTAAATCCGCCTATGGTTTGAACTATCTGCATAACCTGCTCCTGATATACGATAACGCCGTAAGTAGGGGCTAAAATAGGCTCAAGTTCCGGGAAAATATATGTTATCTCGGCTTCTTTATGCTTCCTTGCAACAAAATCAGGAATAAGATCCATAGGCCCAGGACGATAAAGTGCAACCATCGCGATAATGTCATCAAAACAGTCAGGCTTTAGGCTAAAGCCAAGCTTACGCATACCCTCACCTTCCACTTGAAAGAGTCCTATCGCTTGTCCGCTTTGAATAATCTCATAAGTTTTTTTATCGTTTATATCAATCGTCTCCCAAATAATATCTTTACCAAAGCGATTTTTGATAAGCTTTATAGCGTTATTAATAACCGTTAGGGTTTTAAGTCCAAGGAAGTCAAATTTGATAAGATCCACATCCTCAAGATATTTTAGACTATATTGCGTTACAAAGTGATCTTCCGCGCTATTTGGCTGGCGAAATAGCGGAGTCTTATTCCAAAGCTCTTCATTTGAGATAACAACTCCCGCCGCATGCATGCCTGCGTTGCGGTTTAACCCCTCCAAGTCAAGTGCAAATTTCCAAATTCTAGCCGCATTTGCGTTTTTATCGATGAGCTCTTTTATTTTTGGTTCTTTTTCAAAAGCACCCTCAAGAGTTATGCCAAGCTCGTCAGGTATGAGCTTTGCCATCGCGTCAGCCTCGGCATAAGGCATATTGCAAACCCGTGCAACATCGCGGATGACGCCTTTTGCAAGCAATTTACCAAACGTTATAACCTGAGCTACGTTAAATTTACCGTATTTTTCGATCACATAATCAATTATCTCGCCTCTTCTATCCTGACAAAAATCCACGTCAATATCGGGCATGCTTACGCGCTCGGGATTTAAAAACCTCTCAAAAAGCAAGTTGTAAGGTATGGGATCGATATCCGTTATCCTAAGACTATACGCCACCAAGCTTCCGGCAGCAGAACCACGTCCCGGACCCACCGGCACGCCGCGCTTCTTAGCCTCCCTTATAAAATCCCAAACGATCATCATGTAGCCCGGAAAATTCATCTTATTTATGATATCTATCTCAACTTCAAGGCGCTTTTTATACTCTTCGTGCTTTTCTTCAGGCACAAATTTAAGCCGCTCGGCAAGACCGTTTCTGCACTCATACTCAAAAAATACCGAGTCGTTTGCAAAGCTGTAGCGATTATCAGGCTCCGGCAGACTTAGTCCTCGCTCGGCTGCGCATTCAAGAGTAAATTTAAAATTTGGCGGTGTAGCGTCGCCAAGCTTTATCTCAAGATTGCATTTTTCTGCAATCTCTTGCGTGTTTGCTATAGCTTCGGGGATATCGGCAAAAAGCTCGCTCATCTGAGCAGGAGTCTTAACGTAAAACTCATGCACGCTATGGCGCAAGCGGTTTGGATCATCAAGCAGTTTGTTCATCGCGATACACATGAAAACTTCGTGCGCGTCGGCTCTTTGCTGGAACGTATAGTGTGTATCGTTAGTGGCGATTATCTTTATGTCAAGCTCTTTTGCTATACGCAAAATTTGATCATCAATCCTGCGCTGATCACCGATACCGTGGCGCATGATCTCAAGATAAAAGTCCTCACCGAAAATTTCCTTATACTCGCGCGCCACTTCAAGCGCTTTTTCATATCCGCCCGCTCCGTAGCGCAAATTTCGTTCGCTTTCGTTTAGATGCCAATTTACTTCGCCTTGAAGGCATGCGGAGCTACATATCACGCCCTCGCTATGCTCTCTTAATAGTTTTTTATTGATACGCGGATAATAGTAAAAGCCCTCTATATAGCTCATTGAGCTTAGATACATCAAATTTTTATAGCCGATCTCGTTTTTAGCAAAAAGACACAGGTGAAAGCGCTGCTTAGAGCTCTTATCTCCGACATCTTCGCTGTTGTGTATATAAGCTTCTATGCCGATTATAGGCTTTATGCCCTCGCCCTTCATCGTCTTGTAAAAATCAATTGCGCCAAACATATTTCCATGATCTGTTATTGCTACCGAGCTTACGCCTTGTTTTTTAAGCGTTTTGGCAAGCTCTTTTATCTTGTTGGCTCCGTCAAGCAAGGAGTATTCGGTATGCAGATGTAAATGTGTAAAATCGCTCATAATCATTCCTTTATTAGGCTTGATTTTACAAAAGAGTAGCTTTTAGAGCGCTTTTATATGGCTTATATTTTCTTTAAAGGCTTCGAGCAAATTTGATAAAGTGTCGCATATTGCTTCGTTTAAGCCGAGTTTTTTAGCTAGAA is a window of Campylobacter sp. CCUG 57310 DNA encoding:
- a CDS encoding aminotransferase class V-fold PLP-dependent enzyme, producing the protein MLNLDEVRKNIILKDGIYYFDYTASGLAYEPIEKEVLKFLKTYANTHSDSSSNAILTQRRYENARSELKNLLALNDEFYLIGCGSGASAAIKKFQEIMGLYIPPNTRKRYNIKAISNLPLVIVGPYEHHSNEVSFREGMCDVFRIGLDEDGGIDFKMLERVLEMNKNREIIASFSAASNVTGVISDYKRIYEMIKAHGGVLALDASSISAYANVDCNYFDALFLAPHKLLGGVGSCGLLAIRKSLIDSCEPTFAAGGTVAYVSRTSHQFVKNFEQLEEGGTPGIIQMIRANLAYKLRNEIGFERIKEREDELNELFANELANIDDVICYSPKNLARVPIFAFNVKGISPYDFAATLSNDYGIQTRAGCACAGPYGHDLLNLKDNQTFDKKPGWVRVSLHYTHTKDDVLYLISAIKKSIEKHKNVWGEELALHSIFAGKI
- a CDS encoding DUF234 domain-containing protein — translated: MRLAKSDRKRFNIHKIFSQQVAKRVYKELFERELISVEKSLEKPIKAPKGQLLKKHLRRYQVEDKIRFSDNFTRFWFRFIEPNLSLLEEAKFDNVMRDIRANFDDYASFGFELICRELLAHKFGVEFDRVSSLWTREVEIDLFLKINEQIIVGEAKFKEHKICKNVLNLLAKKCGRLQLEPYKFALFSKSGFSKELERLKDERVMLFDMKDFEELING
- a CDS encoding PAS domain-containing sensor histidine kinase, whose product is MDEKTSIQDGLKSLIEQTYLIEQEYKNLTNSYSNLQNFIKEIVEILPTAIWVIDEKGEIFLQNSEALKIPKLLNLIDENSEEIELHGQIYLIKTTQKNGKKIISATDITKEKRTERLASMGQVAAHLAHEIRNPIGSISLLTSTLLKRADEKTKPVVSEIQRAIWRVERIIKATLLFTKGLSINPSVFNFNELKSECEEAIAYYAYSKEINFNLNFPNAYYNGDKDLLAIVFQNMLFNAIDAIEQGDDESGEMRLDYEKTAEEHRFVIFDSGVDIANAQIVFEPFKTSKLKGNGLGLHLCLQIINAHKGSIEIMLNPKRFCINLPIYKAKSE
- a CDS encoding cysteine hydrolase family protein, yielding MKLDRKILDELEIWHEELKPLKMSELFKNGGKNIAFVSVDMINGFCCEGALSSPRVGAIAKNLADTFKRAHDEFSFKNFILIQDNHGEISSEFDAFPPHAITGTSEAETIDEIKNLSFFDEMKIYYKNSISSAYCDGFNRFLEQNPNVNTFVIFGDCTDLCVYNLALHIKLSANEKNIKREVIVVSDLVQTYDAPWHNGDFYHLVFLRHMQIAANIKVVKSLE
- a CDS encoding GNAT family N-acetyltransferase produces the protein MAFGAAQIWQERSADAAIIHRIAVNRSFRGQNLVWHIVDWAKEYALKSSKILSGLIR